The Candidatus Dechloromonas phosphoritropha genome includes a region encoding these proteins:
- a CDS encoding NAD kinase translates to MNSSFASYRSPRTIALVGKYHSREIAESLRQLAEYLHERGISVFIERETAENVGRQVDLSRWVTCGFNDIGAHADLAIVIGGDGTMLDAARRLARYRVPLVGVNQGRLGFMTDIARSDMLTCMDHLLDGRFSTENRMLLDADVFRDGKEIAANLALNDVVVDKGAIGRMIEFELSIDGEFIYNQRSDGLIVATPTGSTAYSLSAGGPILHPTLTGIALVPLCPHALTNRPIMVNDQVNIEVRIIQADDSRVHFDGQVTHDLQPGDSVRLKRSEYTICFLHPPGYSYFAMLRQKLHWSERPEGT, encoded by the coding sequence ATGAACTCCAGCTTCGCCTCCTACCGCTCACCGCGGACCATTGCGCTGGTCGGCAAGTACCATAGTCGCGAAATCGCCGAGTCCCTGCGCCAGCTTGCGGAATACCTGCACGAGCGGGGGATTTCCGTTTTCATCGAGCGCGAGACGGCCGAGAACGTCGGTCGCCAGGTCGACCTTTCGCGCTGGGTCACCTGCGGTTTCAACGACATTGGCGCGCATGCCGATCTCGCCATCGTCATCGGCGGCGACGGCACGATGCTCGACGCGGCGCGCCGTCTGGCGCGCTATCGGGTGCCGCTGGTCGGGGTCAATCAGGGCCGCCTCGGCTTCATGACCGACATCGCGCGCAGCGACATGCTGACTTGCATGGATCATCTGCTCGACGGACGTTTCAGCACCGAGAACCGGATGCTGCTCGATGCCGATGTGTTCCGCGACGGCAAGGAAATCGCTGCCAACCTGGCGCTCAACGACGTCGTCGTGGACAAGGGGGCGATCGGCCGGATGATCGAGTTCGAGCTGTCGATAGACGGCGAATTCATCTACAACCAACGTTCGGACGGCCTGATCGTGGCGACGCCGACCGGGTCGACCGCCTACTCGCTGTCGGCCGGCGGGCCGATCCTGCACCCGACGCTGACCGGCATCGCGCTGGTGCCGCTGTGCCCGCATGCGCTGACCAACCGGCCGATCATGGTCAATGATCAGGTCAACATCGAAGTTCGCATCATCCAGGCCGATGACTCGCGCGTTCACTTCGACGGCCAGGTGACGCATGACCTGCAGCCGGGGGACAGTGTCCGCCTGAAGCGCTCCGAATACACCATCTGTTTCCTGCATCCTCCCGGTTACAGTTACTTTGCAATGCTCCGCCAGAAACTGCACTGGAGCGAGCGCCCCGAGGGCACCTGA
- a CDS encoding nickel/cobalt efflux protein RcnA has protein sequence MTEFSALLQQGNAWLFVPSAILLGALDGLEPGHSKTMMAAFIVAIRGTVTQAVLLGLSATISHTAVVWAVAMAGLYFGRNWDTEVTESYFQVASAVLIVGVALWMMWRTWRQGQAAQDHDHDHGHDETKLIDTGHGVVRLAVFEEGVPPRFRLSRESQHGHFWTADQVRVETERADGSRQTFTFVQRDGFVESEQEIPESHEFVARLRLGHEFHSHDYDVEYVEHNHHHHAIKDYEGLDVLAPGYQDPHELAHANDIRRRFANREVTTGQIIMFGLTGGLIPCPASITVLLLCLQLKEFALGATLVLCFSIGLALTMVASGALAALSVKHVSTRWSGFGEFARKAPYFSGTLILLVGLYVGYQGIHALV, from the coding sequence ATGACTGAGTTTTCCGCCCTGCTGCAGCAGGGCAATGCCTGGCTGTTCGTCCCGAGCGCCATCCTGCTCGGTGCGCTGGACGGTCTCGAACCCGGCCATTCCAAGACGATGATGGCCGCTTTCATCGTCGCCATTCGCGGCACGGTGACCCAGGCCGTCCTGCTTGGGTTGTCGGCAACGATTTCGCACACCGCCGTGGTCTGGGCGGTGGCGATGGCCGGCTTGTATTTCGGGCGTAACTGGGATACCGAGGTGACTGAATCCTATTTCCAGGTGGCGTCCGCCGTGCTCATCGTTGGCGTTGCGCTATGGATGATGTGGCGGACATGGCGGCAGGGGCAGGCGGCGCAAGATCATGATCACGACCATGGTCATGACGAGACCAAACTCATTGACACAGGCCACGGTGTGGTGCGGCTGGCAGTATTCGAGGAGGGCGTACCGCCGCGTTTCCGGCTGTCGCGCGAGAGCCAGCACGGGCACTTCTGGACAGCCGACCAAGTGAGGGTCGAGACGGAACGGGCTGACGGTAGTCGCCAGACCTTCACCTTCGTGCAACGCGATGGCTTTGTTGAGTCCGAGCAGGAGATTCCGGAGTCGCACGAATTCGTCGCCCGCCTTCGTTTGGGCCATGAGTTCCACAGCCATGACTATGATGTGGAGTACGTCGAGCACAACCACCATCACCATGCCATCAAGGACTACGAGGGACTGGACGTGTTGGCACCGGGCTATCAAGACCCGCATGAACTGGCGCACGCCAACGACATTCGTCGCCGCTTCGCCAATCGGGAGGTGACGACCGGCCAGATCATCATGTTCGGGCTGACCGGCGGGCTGATTCCCTGCCCCGCCTCGATCACCGTGCTGTTGCTGTGCCTGCAACTGAAAGAATTCGCACTCGGTGCCACCCTGGTCTTGTGTTTCAGCATCGGCTTGGCGCTGACGATGGTTGCGTCAGGCGCGCTCGCAGCCCTGAGCGTGAAACACGTGTCCACACGCTGGAGCGGCTTCGGGGAGTTTGCGCGAAAAGCTCCGTACTTCTCTGGTACGCTGATTCTTTTGGTCGGCTTGTATGTTGGTTATCAAGGGATACACGCCTTGGTGTAA
- a CDS encoding metal-sensing transcriptional repressor, which produces MTTHISHPEIIKRLKRAEGHLKGIVSMLEEGRGCLEIAQQLKAVENAIINAKKTLVHDHIDHCLENAVRAGTQNADDTIREFKAITKYL; this is translated from the coding sequence ATGACTACACACATCTCACACCCGGAAATCATCAAGCGGCTCAAACGAGCCGAAGGTCATCTCAAAGGTATCGTCAGCATGCTGGAAGAGGGGCGCGGCTGCCTTGAAATTGCGCAGCAGCTTAAAGCAGTCGAGAACGCCATCATCAACGCCAAGAAAACCTTGGTTCATGACCACATCGACCATTGCCTTGAAAATGCCGTGCGCGCAGGCACCCAAAACGCGGACGACACCATCCGCGAGTTCAAGGCCATCACCAAATACCTGTAA